In Ailuropoda melanoleuca isolate Jingjing chromosome 7, ASM200744v2, whole genome shotgun sequence, one genomic interval encodes:
- the TNFSF11 gene encoding tumor necrosis factor ligand superfamily member 11 produces the protein MRRASRDYTKYLRGSEEMGSGGSGALHEGPLHAAPPPAPPAPHQPAAASRSMFVAFLGLGLGQVVCSVALFLYFRAQMDPNRISEDDTHCINRIFKLHENSDLQDTTLESQDTKLIPDSCKSIKQAFRAAVQKELQHIVRAQHIRAEKAMMEGSWLELARRGKPHTQPFAHLTINATDIPSEDHLVSPVACEEGGCCIRLGWDQSMSTLGNNGGSVLRTDKIMSGNRHILDALANGIFCSL, from the exons ATGCGCCGCGCCAGCCGAGACTACACCAAGTACCTGCGCGGCTCGGAGGAGATGGGCAGCGGAGGTTCGGGCGCCCTGCACGAGGGCCCCCTGCACGCCGCCCCGCCGCCCGCGCCGCCCGCGCCGCACCAGCCCGCCGCCGCCTCCCGCTCCATGTTCGTGGCCTTCCTGGGACTGGGGCTGGGCCAGGTGGTCTGCAGCGTCGCCCTATTCCTCTACTTCCGAGCCCAG atGGATCCTAATAGAATATCTGAAGATGACACTCACTGCATTAATAGAATTTTCAAACTCCACGAAAACTCAGATTTGCAAGACACAACTCTGGAGAGTCAAGACACAAAATTAATACCTGATTCGTGTAAGAGCATTAAACAGGCCTTCCGAGCAGCTGTACAAAAG gaATTACAACATATTGTTAGAGCCCAACACATCAGAGCAGAGAAAG CTATGATGGAAGGTTCGTGGTTAGAACTGGCCAGGAGGGGCAAGCCTCATACTCAGCCTTTTGCTCATCTCACTATTAATGCCACTGACATCCCATCAG AGGACCATTTGGTTTCTCCGGTGGCCTGTGAGGAAGGAGGCTGCTGCATCCGACTGGGATGGGACCAGAGCATGTCGACACTTGGCAACAACGGAGGGAGTGTGCTGAGGACTGACAAGATCATGTCAGGAAACCGACACATCCTGGATGCTCTGGCTAATGGAATTTTCTGCTCATTGTAA